Genomic window (Aquimarina sp. BL5):
GTTGAGCTAATTCATAACAAATTAAGAGAAACATTAAAGACTAAAGGGTTGTCTGAAGTAGAAGTAGCTGCAGGCGATGTGTTTAATGCGGATGATCATGAGGCAATAACCCAGATTCCTGCACCTAGTGATGAGTTAAAAGGTAAGATTGTAGATGTTATAGAAAAAGGATATAAATTAGGAGATAAAGTAATTCGTTTTCCTAAGGTGGTAACCGGACAATAAGATTAAATAGATGAAAGAAGATTTTTATGATATTTTAGGCCTTAGTAAAAACGCCACAGGAGCCGAAATTAAAAAAGCATATCGTAAAAAAGCGATAGAGTATCATCCAGATAAAAATCCGGGAGATGCTTCGGCAGAGGAGAAATTTAAGAAGGCAGCGGAGGCATACGAAGTATTAAGTGATCCTGATAAAAAATCCCGATACGATCAATTTGGACATCAAGCTTTTGAAGGCGGTGGTGGTTTCGGCGGCGGTTTCGGCGGTGGCGGAATGAATATGGACGACATATTTAGCCAGTTTGGAGATATTTTTGGTGGCGGTGGTTTTGGTGGCGGTTTCGGCGGCGGCGGCGGAAGACAACGTCGTGTAAAAGGAAGTAATCTGCGTATTCGTGTAAAACTTACATTAGAAGAGATTGCTAATGGAGTAGAGAAAAAAATCAAAGTAAAGCGTAAGATCCAGGCTCCCGGAACTACGTATAAAACGTGTTCGACTTGTAATGGTAGTGGTCAGATGACACGAATTACCAATACTATTCTGGGAAGAATGCAGACATCCACTACATGTTCTACTTGTGGAGGAGCTGGGCAGATTATAGATAGAAAACCTGCGGATGCAGATAATCAAGGTTTAAAAGTGTCCGAGGAAACCGTAAGTATAAAAATACCAGCAGGTGTAGAAGATGGTATGCAGCTTAAAGTTTCTGGAAAAGGAAATGAAGCACCAGGTAATGGTGTTCCAGGTGATCTTTTAGTGGCGATAGAAGAACAAGATCATCCAGAATTACAGCGTGAAGGAGATAACTTGCATTATGATCTATATATTAGTTTTTCTGAAGCAGCTTTAGGTGCGTCAAGAGAGATTGATACCGTATCTGGTAAAGTGCGCATTAAGATAGAAGAAGGAGTACAGAGCGGTAAAATACTTAGACTAAGAGGTAAAGGAATCCCTAGTATTAATGGCTATGGGAAAGGAGATCTTTTAGTACATGTAAATGTATGGACACCTAAAACATTAAATAAAGAACAAAAAGAGTTTTTTGAAAGAATGGCTCAGGACGATCACTTTAGACCTAGTCCAGATAGTAAAGACAAATCATTTTTTGAAAAAGTAAAAGACATGTTTTCATAAAAATTAGAATGATACTATTATAAATATAATCATTTTTAAATGCTGAATTTTGTTTAATAAAAATTCGTATATTTGAAACATCACTAGCGCATTTAGTGATAATTTTTCTTTTTCATAGCAATTTTTTTCCCATCCTTAATACTTGTATTTAGGGTGGGTTTTGTTTTTTTATAAGATTAAAATTGTATGAATACGTTGGATATTGATTGTTATATCATTGTATCTATTAAATGTTCTTAACATCCGTTAATCCGTTTAAGTAGGCTATTTATTTCATTTCATTAATATTTTGACTTACTTAGCATAGTTTTTAAATTTCAGAATAAATCACATTTTTATATATGACCAATCTTTTGGAGGTACAACAGGCAACAAAACGGTTTGGAGACTTTATAGCTCTAAACAATGTTTCTATTAAAGTGCCAAAAGGAAGTATTTTTGGATTACTAGGTCCTAATGGAGCTGGTAAAACAACCTTGATAAGAATTATTAATCAAATCACACTTCCGGATACAGGAAGTGTATTTCTGGATGGAGAACCATTACAATCACACCATATTAAAGATATTGGATATCTGCCGGAAGAAAGAGGTTTGTATAAATCTATGAAAGTAGGAGAACAGGCATTATACCTTGCCCAACTTAAAGGATTGAGTAAAAGAGATGCTAAAGAGCGACTTAAATATTGGTTTGATAAATTTGATATATCACATTGGTGGGATAAAAAAATACAAGAGCTCTCTAAGGGAATGGCTCAGAAGGTGCAATTTATTGTGACCGTATTGCATAAACCTAAGTTATTGATTTTTGATGAACCTTTTAGTGGGTTTGACCCTATCAATGCTAATGTGATCAAAGACGAAATTCTTCAATTACGCGATGAAGGTGCTACCGTAATTTTTTCTACCCATCGTATGGAAAGTGTAGAAGAATTATGTGATCACATGGCTTTGATCAATAAATCCAATAAAATATTAGAAGGAAAGGTATCTGATATCAAAAAAGAATACAAGGCAAATATATTCGAAGTAGGATTGTTGTCAGAAAACAATAGGGAATTACAAGAAGCTCTGCAAAATAAGTTTGTAACGGAACCTGCAGATTTTAAAACGATAGAAGATCAGCTAAAATTAAAAATATCATTGGATAAAGATGCTTCTTCTAATGATCTACTTAGATATTTATCCGAAAGAGCGCAGGTTGTTCGATTTAACGAGGTAATACCAAGTGTAAACGAAATATTCATTAAAACCATTACAGAAAATGAGTAGTAATTTACAATTAATCATAAAGAGAGAGTTCATATCTCGTGTGCGTAACAGAACTTTTGTAGTGATGACGTTTCTTAGCCCGTTAATTGTTGTCGGAATGATCGCATTAATTACCTGGTTAACTACTATTAATAATGATGAAATTAAGAAAGTTGCTTTTATTGATGAAACAGAATTGTTTATCTCAGATCTTAAGAATACTGATGAGGTGCAATATGTTAATTACAGCAATTATGATATAGAGGTAGCAAAGGATTCTGTGATTTCTAAAAAATTATACGGATTACTGTATATACCTAAGAAATCAACAAACAAAGAACTTTCAGAATCTATTCAGTTTTATGCAGAAGAATCACCGAATTTTTCAGTATTGAATACCCTAGAGAGAATTATAGCGAATAAACTAACAAACCAAAACTATAAAGCCGAAGGTCTCAATTTAGAAGCGATAGAAAACTCTAAAGCAAGAATAAATATTCAGATAGAAAACTTTTCTGGAGAGAAGACTTCTAAAATGTCTAATTATGTAAAAATGGCATTTGGAGGGATCGCCGGATATTTATTGATGATGTTTATTATTATTTATGGGAATATGGTGATGCGATCCGTAATAGAAGAAAAGACAAATCGTATTATAGAGATCATAATTTCTTCGGTAAAACCAATGCAGTTAATGATGGGTAAAATTCTAGGCACTTCTTTTGCTGGAATTTTACAGTTTCTTATTTGGGTACTTTTAGGAGGTGTTCTTCTTTTGATAGCTACATCTTTATTTGGAATGGATCCTCAACCGGTAGGAGTAGATCCATCTATTGCGTTGCAAGGAAATAATCAGGAAGAAATTCAACTTCTAATTCAGGATATACTAAAACTTCCATTACTAACTTTAGTGCTTTCTTTCTTTGTGTATTTTATCGGAGGATACTTTTTATATAGTTCTATATATGCAGCTATAGGTGCAGCGGTGGACAGTGAAACAGATTCTCAACAGTTTATGTTAC
Coding sequences:
- the dnaJ gene encoding molecular chaperone DnaJ, giving the protein MKEDFYDILGLSKNATGAEIKKAYRKKAIEYHPDKNPGDASAEEKFKKAAEAYEVLSDPDKKSRYDQFGHQAFEGGGGFGGGFGGGGMNMDDIFSQFGDIFGGGGFGGGFGGGGGRQRRVKGSNLRIRVKLTLEEIANGVEKKIKVKRKIQAPGTTYKTCSTCNGSGQMTRITNTILGRMQTSTTCSTCGGAGQIIDRKPADADNQGLKVSEETVSIKIPAGVEDGMQLKVSGKGNEAPGNGVPGDLLVAIEEQDHPELQREGDNLHYDLYISFSEAALGASREIDTVSGKVRIKIEEGVQSGKILRLRGKGIPSINGYGKGDLLVHVNVWTPKTLNKEQKEFFERMAQDDHFRPSPDSKDKSFFEKVKDMFS
- a CDS encoding ABC transporter ATP-binding protein, translated to MTNLLEVQQATKRFGDFIALNNVSIKVPKGSIFGLLGPNGAGKTTLIRIINQITLPDTGSVFLDGEPLQSHHIKDIGYLPEERGLYKSMKVGEQALYLAQLKGLSKRDAKERLKYWFDKFDISHWWDKKIQELSKGMAQKVQFIVTVLHKPKLLIFDEPFSGFDPINANVIKDEILQLRDEGATVIFSTHRMESVEELCDHMALINKSNKILEGKVSDIKKEYKANIFEVGLLSENNRELQEALQNKFVTEPADFKTIEDQLKLKISLDKDASSNDLLRYLSERAQVVRFNEVIPSVNEIFIKTITENE
- a CDS encoding ABC transporter permease; translated protein: MSSNLQLIIKREFISRVRNRTFVVMTFLSPLIVVGMIALITWLTTINNDEIKKVAFIDETELFISDLKNTDEVQYVNYSNYDIEVAKDSVISKKLYGLLYIPKKSTNKELSESIQFYAEESPNFSVLNTLERIIANKLTNQNYKAEGLNLEAIENSKARINIQIENFSGEKTSKMSNYVKMAFGGIAGYLLMMFIIIYGNMVMRSVIEEKTNRIIEIIISSVKPMQLMMGKILGTSFAGILQFLIWVLLGGVLLLIATSLFGMDPQPVGVDPSIALQGNNQEEIQLLIQDILKLPLLTLVLSFFVYFIGGYFLYSSIYAAIGAAVDSETDSQQFMLPILLPLMLGIYVGFFAVIENPHGTVSTVFSMVPLTSPIVMLMRIPFGVPWWEILISIVLLIGSIIFMVWFAGKIYRIGILMYGKKPSYKELFKWLKY